From one Babesia bovis T2Bo chromosome 3, whole genome shotgun sequence genomic stretch:
- a CDS encoding DNA replicative helicase MCM2/3/5 family protein, whose protein sequence is MITNMDSVNIDAADDRNLTQRRHSVVNQYMASGDVDMTTEEDAAHVQDANIATIFDLFIRSYVSEGGQSYIEEFEDLDDAMSDDEDVSGTYCLNNDPSKPLFYMKRIYTLVARMSHFSEVLVVHLDHILRWRPPVQEAGMNLNMQLYKYVVKYFLRVHDVLEDKLQDIVDSIALSFNREPKKLFLQFLHTPSVVYRLKDLRCHMLGELLTISGQVTRTSDVRPELIRGTFKCKACGSFIRDIRQNFRYTVPNKCSSNSCMNTAEWELVMEHSIFCDWQKVRIQELAQESGMSSMPRSIDVILRHLTVDRLNAGDRVTISGSLIVLPDIPTLLKPGEMPRKVSKQSMRRFESHLISQGLTGIHGVGTKDLNHKLSFLATQVRRVNDYKSHANDIVDSGDGYQIRGEDILRLPNFDWLRRIAQCHNTIDRLAVCVAPKIWGHSEIKKGILLMMVGGVHKSSSNSKLRGDINVCLVGDPSTAKSQFLKFVEGFAPRAINTSGKGSTAAGLTAAVHRDPDSGEFVLEAGALMYADKGICCIDEFDKMSERDRVAIHEAMEQQTISIAKAGIQATLNARASVLAVCNPRYGRYDQSKSFASNVNLPPPLLSRFDLLYTMLDEADEEIDAKIAWHITGLHGPGAYKSSDVIGSSEEHADSEIPFDQEFNPPLTLDELKLYIELAKRIKPLMQDSAKHKLAQYYVGLRNGDAQSAKRSLRITVRQLESLVRLSEAIARLKFSDFVDESHVDEAYNIFKSSLLRLSNKDLIVLEGESGEKDAEMDGSDDEYVEEHRPAETAGNSDLIRIGMNEYEAISAVLLDRVSEHQLLDEEVASNELIEWYVQNVVVPRTPEDADAWNLRLQRVVHRLVYVDKKLLARRRDDDIPNVFRLRVHPNYYSSSHIWKRDSIAETTESEEARESDADDGLF, encoded by the coding sequence ATGATAACCAACATGGATTCTGTAAATATTGATGCTGCGGATGATCGCAACTTAACTCAGCGTCGTCATTCTGTCGTTAACCAGTACATGGCTTCTGGTGATGTAGACATGACGACTGAGGAGGATGCAGCTCACGTTCAAGATGctaacattgctactatCTTTGATTTGTTTATACGATCGTATGTATCTGAGGGTGGTCAGTCCTATATTGAAGAATTTGAGGATTTAGATGATGCCATGTCTGATGATGAGGATGTTAGTGGTACGTACTGCTTAAACAACGATCCTTCCAAGCCTCTATTTTACATGAAGCGTATATACACTTTAGTCGCTCGTATGTCTCACTTTTCAGAGGTTTTAGTTGTTCATCTTGACCATATACTTCGTTGGCGTCCTCCAGTTCAGGAGGCTGGAATGAATTTGAACATGCAGTTATACAAGTATGTAGTGAAATACTTTTTGCGTGTTCATGATGTTTTGGAAGACAAGCTACAGGACATAGTTGACAGTATAGCTTTATCATTTAACCGTGAGCCAAAGAAGTTGTTTTTACAGTTTCTTCACACCCCCAGTGTTGTCTATCGGTTGAAGGACCTTCGTTGCCACATGCTGGGTGAATTGCTGACTATTAGTGGTCAGGTAACTCGTACATCAGACGTCCGTCCTGAGTTGATAAGAGGCACATTCAAATGCAAGGCCTGTGGCAGTTTCATTAGGGACATTCGTCAAAATTTCCGTTACACAGTTCCCAACAAGTGCAGTTCCAACAGTTGCATGAACACAGCTGAATGGGAATTGGTGATGGAACACTCTATATTCTGTGATTGGCAGAAGGTTCGTATTCAGGAGTTAGCTCAAGAGTCTGGTATGAGTTCCATGCCTCGATCCATTGATGTTATACTGCGTCATTTGACAGTTGACCGTTTAAACGCTGGTGACCGCGTTACTATATCCGGTTCACTGATTGTCCTTCCTGATATACCAACATTACTTAAACCTGGTGAGATGCCACGCAAGGTGAGCAAGCAGTCCATGCGTCGCTTTGAATCGCATTTGATATCCCAGGGTCTCACGGGCATACATGGTGTTGGTACTAAGGATCTGAACCACAAGCTATCATTCTTGGCTACTCAGGTCCGTCGTGTGAATGACTACAAGTCACACGCTAATGACATTGTTGACTCTGGTGATGGTTACCAGATACGTGGTGAAGATATTCTTAGGTTACCTAATTTTGACTGGTTGCGTCGTATAGCTCAATGTCACAATACTATAGACCGTCTTGCTGTATGTGTAGCTCCTAAGATTTGGGGTCATTCTGAGATAAAGAAGGGTATCCTGTTGATGATGGTTGGTGGTGTTCATAAATCGTCTAGTAACAGCAAGCTGCGTGGTGACATTAATGTCTGTTTGGTTGGTGATCCTTCTACAGCTAAAAGTCAATTTTTAAAGTTTGTTGAGGGATTTGCTCCTCGTGCTATTAATACTTCAGGTAAGGGTTCTACGGCAGCAGGTCTTACTGCGGCTGTCCATCGTGACCCTGACAGTGGCGAATTTGTTTTAGAGGCTGGTGCTTTGATGTATGCCGATAAGGGTATATGTTGCATTGATGAGTTTGACAAGATGAGTGAGCGTGATCGTGTAGCTATTCACGAAGCCATGGAACAGCAAACTATCTCAATTGCTAAGGCTGGTATTCAGGCTACATTAAACGCTCGCGCATCTGTATTGGCTGTATGTAACCCTAGGTATGGTCGATATGACCAGAGTAAATCGTTTGCTAGTAATGTCAACCTTCCACCTCCACTACTTTCTCGTTTCGATTTGTTATACACTATGCTTGACGAGGCTGATGAGGAGATTGACGCTAAGATCGCATGGCACATTACCGGACTTCATGGCCCTGGTGCGTATAAGAGTAGTGACGTGATCGGTTCCTCTGAGGAGCATGCTGACTCTGAGATACCCTTTGATCAGGAGTTCAATCCTCCGTTGACTTTGGATGAACTCAAGTTGTACATAGAGCTTGCGAAACGCATAAAGCCCTTGATGCAGGATTCTGCTAAACACAAGCTAGCTCAGTACTACGTCGGTCTTCGTAATGGTGACGCTCAATCTGCCAAGCGTTCCTTGCGCATAACTGTACGACAGCTAGAGTCACTTGTAAGGCTCAGTGAGGCCATAGCGCGTCTCAAGTTTTCTGATTTTGTGGATGAATCTCACGTTGATGAGGCCTACAACATCTTTAAGTCATCCCTGCTACGTTTATCTAACAAGGACTTAATAGTTCTTGAGGGTGAATCTGGAGAGAAGGATGCTGAGATGGATGGCAGTGATGATGAATACGTTGAGGAGCACCGCCCTGCTGAGACTGCCGGAAATTCAGATCTCATACGTATCGGTATGAATGAGTATGAGGCTATATCTGCGGTGTTGCTTGACCGCGTCAGTGAGCATCAGTTACTTGATGAAGAGGTTGCATCCAACGAGTTGATTGAGTGGTATGTCCAGAACGTAGTGGTTCCAAGGACCCCGGAAGATGCTGATGCTTGGAACTTACGTTTACAGCGTGTAGTACACCGTCTAGTATACGTTGACAAGAAGTTATTGGCACGTCGTCGTGATGATGACATTCCCAATGTATTCCGTCTTCGTGTTCACCCCAACTACTATTCATCATCTCACATATGGAAGCGTGATTCCATTGCTGAGACTACGGAATCTGAAGAGGCTCGTGAGTCTGATGCCGATGATGGTCTTTTttag